The following are encoded together in the Bradyrhizobium sp. CCGUVB1N3 genome:
- a CDS encoding DUF1217 domain-containing protein encodes MLSTIADYTRLTKDMGKSLTLVAKQPDVSRETDYFLANIGKVKSIDDFLKDYRLYSYAMKAYGLSDMVYAKAFMRKVLTEGVATKDTFANKLSDSRYREFASAFNFAALGSNATQTTQATTGTATQYVTQTMEQNAGDQNEGLRLALYFTRKASSIKNAYQILADKALTQVAQTALGLSATVSSADIDSQAAMLTKMIKLTDFQDPAKVTKFVQRFAAMWDASQASSDISNGSSTNPALILIGGASTTASMDTDILSKLQSIRLGK; translated from the coding sequence ATGCTATCCACGATCGCGGACTACACGAGACTAACCAAGGACATGGGCAAGTCGCTGACGCTCGTCGCGAAGCAGCCGGATGTCAGCCGCGAGACCGACTATTTCCTCGCCAATATCGGCAAGGTGAAGAGCATCGACGACTTCCTGAAGGACTATCGCCTCTACTCCTACGCGATGAAGGCCTACGGCCTCAGCGACATGGTCTACGCCAAGGCGTTCATGCGGAAGGTGCTGACCGAGGGTGTCGCGACCAAGGATACCTTCGCCAACAAGCTCTCCGATTCTCGCTACCGTGAGTTCGCCTCGGCCTTCAATTTTGCCGCGCTCGGCAGCAACGCGACGCAGACCACCCAGGCCACGACCGGCACGGCCACCCAATATGTCACGCAGACGATGGAGCAGAACGCCGGCGACCAGAACGAGGGCCTGCGGCTGGCGCTCTATTTCACGCGCAAGGCCTCCTCGATCAAGAACGCCTATCAGATCCTCGCTGACAAGGCGTTGACGCAAGTGGCGCAGACGGCTCTCGGCCTGTCGGCGACCGTCAGCTCGGCCGACATCGACAGCCAGGCTGCGATGCTGACGAAGATGATCAAACTCACCGATTTCCAGGATCCGGCCAAGGTCACCAAATTCGTGCAGCGCTTCGCGGCGATGTGGGATGCGAGCCAGGCCTCGAGCGATATCAGCAACGGCAGCTCGACCAATCCCGCGCTGATCCTGATTGGCGGCGCGTCGACGACTGCCAGCATGGATACCGACATTCTCTCGAAACTTCAGTCCATCCGGCTCGGAAAGTAA
- the flgI gene encoding flagellar basal body P-ring protein FlgI — translation MIRLLLAFILIVSAASAQAAVRIKDIADIKGLRENQIVGYGLVIGLNGTGDTLRNAPFTEQSLQSMLENMGINVRNDTTSTNNTARPTTLRTRNVAAVMVTADLPPSISPGERMDVTVSSLGDATSLLGGTLVMTSLRAADGAVYAVAQGAVTVAGYSVGGQAQNVSQGTPTAGRIPNGALVEREVQGSLHEMEFLVLELKNPDFVTATRILDAINRYAGGRYRSQIAFERDYRTIVLSKPSYAGPVRFLAEIGELTVEPDTPARVVINERTGTVVIGRDVRISTVAVTHGNLTVRVTELPVVSQPAPFSQGKTVVVPQTMVEANEAGAQVAILSGVDLQRLVRGLNQIGLKPSGIIAILQAIKTAGALQADVIVQ, via the coding sequence ATGATCAGGCTGCTGCTTGCGTTCATTCTCATCGTCTCCGCGGCAAGCGCACAGGCCGCAGTCCGCATCAAGGACATCGCTGATATCAAGGGACTGCGCGAAAACCAGATCGTCGGCTACGGGCTCGTCATCGGCCTCAACGGCACCGGCGACACGCTGCGCAACGCGCCATTCACGGAACAGTCGCTCCAGTCGATGCTCGAGAACATGGGCATCAACGTCAGGAACGATACCACCAGCACGAACAACACGGCGCGGCCAACGACGCTGCGCACCCGCAACGTCGCGGCCGTCATGGTGACCGCGGACCTGCCGCCGTCGATTTCGCCCGGCGAGCGTATGGATGTGACGGTGTCCTCGCTCGGAGACGCCACCTCGCTGCTCGGCGGCACGCTCGTGATGACGTCGCTGCGGGCGGCCGACGGCGCGGTCTATGCGGTGGCGCAAGGCGCCGTCACCGTTGCCGGCTACAGCGTCGGAGGTCAGGCGCAGAACGTCAGCCAGGGCACGCCGACCGCCGGTCGCATTCCGAACGGCGCGCTGGTCGAACGGGAGGTGCAGGGGAGCCTTCACGAGATGGAGTTCCTCGTGCTCGAGCTCAAGAATCCCGATTTCGTCACCGCAACGCGAATCCTCGATGCCATCAACCGCTACGCCGGCGGCCGCTACCGGTCACAGATCGCCTTCGAGCGCGATTACCGGACCATCGTGCTGTCGAAGCCGAGCTATGCCGGCCCGGTCCGCTTTCTCGCCGAGATCGGCGAGTTGACGGTTGAGCCGGATACGCCTGCGCGAGTCGTCATCAACGAGCGCACCGGCACGGTGGTCATCGGGCGCGACGTGCGGATATCGACCGTTGCGGTGACGCACGGCAATCTGACGGTCCGTGTGACGGAGCTTCCCGTCGTGTCGCAGCCCGCGCCGTTCTCGCAAGGCAAGACCGTGGTCGTTCCGCAGACCATGGTCGAGGCCAACGAGGCCGGGGCCCAGGTTGCGATCCTCAGCGGCGTCGATTTGCAGCGCCTGGTGCGCGGTCTCAACCAGATCGGCCTGAAGCCGTCCGGCATCATCGCGATCCTCCAGGCGATTAAGACGGCCGGCGCGCTGCAGGCGGATGTGATCGTCCAATGA
- the flgG gene encoding flagellar basal-body rod protein FlgG: MKSLAIAATGMNAQQTNIEVIANNIANINTTSFKRARAEFTDLFYQMDRMQGVPNATGSSPIPEGANLGLGVRSAAIRKLHIQGALTQTGNPYDLAINGRGWFQVLGPNNEVQYTRAGSFNTNANGQLVTMDGYLLDPAITVPQGTVQVTVNQTGQVFAKLDTEVNPRQIGQLNLANFANEAGLEPLGSNLYRETTASGTPVVGLPGDSGYGKINQQYLEASNVDPVKEITELISAQRAYEMNAKVITASDEMAQTVSKGLGR, from the coding sequence GTGAAATCGCTCGCCATCGCGGCCACCGGAATGAATGCGCAACAGACCAACATCGAGGTCATTGCGAACAACATCGCCAACATCAACACGACGTCGTTCAAGCGGGCGCGTGCGGAGTTCACCGATCTGTTCTACCAGATGGATCGCATGCAGGGCGTTCCGAACGCGACGGGCTCCTCGCCGATCCCCGAGGGCGCCAATCTCGGCCTTGGCGTCAGGTCGGCGGCCATCCGCAAGCTGCACATCCAGGGTGCGCTCACGCAGACGGGCAATCCCTACGATCTGGCGATCAACGGCCGCGGCTGGTTTCAGGTGTTGGGCCCGAACAATGAAGTGCAATACACGCGCGCGGGCTCGTTCAACACCAACGCCAACGGTCAGCTCGTCACAATGGACGGCTATTTGCTGGATCCTGCGATCACGGTGCCGCAGGGAACGGTCCAGGTGACGGTCAACCAGACCGGCCAGGTGTTTGCCAAGCTGGACACGGAGGTGAATCCGCGCCAGATCGGCCAGCTCAACCTCGCGAACTTCGCCAACGAAGCCGGCCTCGAGCCGCTAGGCAGCAATCTCTATCGTGAGACTACGGCTTCCGGAACGCCAGTCGTCGGGCTGCCGGGCGATTCCGGCTACGGCAAGATCAACCAGCAATATCTCGAGGCTTCGAACGTCGATCCCGTCAAGGAAATCACCGAACTGATCTCCGCGCAGCGCGCCTATGAGATGAATGCCAAGGTCATCACGGCCTCGGATGAGATGGCCCAGACCGTGTCGAAGGGGCTTGGCCGCTAG
- the flgC gene encoding flagellar basal body rod protein FlgC, with product MVDSLQASLAVASSGLEAQSTRMRIVSENLANANSTGRIAGADPYQRKTVTFDAEMDRAAGGQLVKVKEVGVDTSPYRVEYEPGHPAADKAGYVKLPNVNMMIEMADMREVNRSYEANLQVVKQVRSMVGMTIDLLRS from the coding sequence ATGGTGGATTCCCTGCAGGCTTCGCTCGCGGTTGCGAGCTCCGGTCTCGAGGCGCAGTCGACGCGGATGCGCATCGTCTCGGAAAACCTGGCGAACGCGAATTCGACGGGGCGCATCGCTGGTGCCGACCCATATCAGCGCAAGACCGTGACCTTCGATGCCGAGATGGATCGCGCTGCGGGTGGCCAGCTCGTCAAAGTCAAGGAAGTCGGTGTCGATACCAGCCCATACCGCGTCGAATACGAGCCGGGCCATCCGGCTGCCGACAAGGCCGGCTACGTCAAGCTGCCCAACGTCAACATGATGATCGAGATGGCCGACATGCGCGAAGTCAATCGATCCTATGAGGCCAACCTTCAGGTCGTAAAACAGGTGCGGTCGATGGTTGGCATGACCATCGATCTCCTAAGGAGCTGA
- a CDS encoding MotE family protein, translating into MLKLDYKTHLLYLITASVLVSASPAAALDEPKPSKPLNLLSFARSRAAGPQKPRAPITPLPNDTNSVRATAWAAEDAAPLTTGAVPAPETQPVARAAKPGSVPPKPAPPVAAAAAENDVAQFCSSVADPAVDARLAWQLKELEKAETLLRERIAEVEAKRAEYEKWMALRDEFLKKAEASVVEIYSRMKPESAAIQIASMADDTAAAVLAKLSPRNSSAIFNEMDTARAAHLADLLGGMRRVDDGKTK; encoded by the coding sequence ATGCTGAAGCTGGATTACAAAACGCATCTCCTCTACCTGATCACGGCGTCCGTGCTGGTGAGCGCATCGCCGGCTGCGGCGCTGGACGAGCCGAAGCCGTCAAAGCCGCTCAATCTGCTCTCCTTTGCGCGATCGCGCGCGGCGGGCCCGCAGAAGCCGCGCGCGCCGATCACGCCGCTTCCTAATGATACGAACTCTGTCAGGGCGACGGCCTGGGCTGCGGAGGATGCCGCACCCCTGACCACCGGCGCGGTGCCTGCTCCCGAGACGCAGCCTGTCGCGCGCGCGGCCAAGCCGGGCAGCGTCCCTCCGAAGCCCGCGCCACCCGTTGCGGCTGCGGCGGCAGAGAACGATGTTGCGCAATTCTGCAGCAGCGTCGCGGACCCCGCCGTCGACGCCCGGCTGGCCTGGCAGCTGAAGGAGCTGGAGAAGGCCGAGACTCTGCTGCGCGAGCGGATCGCGGAGGTCGAGGCCAAGCGGGCCGAATATGAGAAATGGATGGCCCTGCGCGACGAGTTCCTGAAGAAGGCCGAGGCGAGCGTGGTCGAGATCTATTCGCGCATGAAGCCGGAGTCTGCCGCAATCCAGATCGCCAGCATGGCGGACGACACCGCCGCGGCCGTGCTCGCCAAGCTGAGCCCCAGGAATTCGAGCGCGATCTTCAATGAGATGGATACGGCACGCGCAGCGCATCTGGCCGATCTGCTCGGCGGAATGCGTCGCGTGGACGACGGAAAGACCAAGTAG
- the flhB gene encoding flagellar biosynthesis protein FlhB: protein MAETSDQESKTEEPTEKKIRDAIEQGRIPVSREASVFASMAALMVIQAFLIGQGVQQLVPTLKALLDDPDGFRLRTAADAKDLLSVVGLESLRFLLPPVLVLAVFGLAASLLQNAPRLVFARIQPDFSRISPAQGWSRLFGTQGLVEFAKSVFKLVSVSLVVGFVLRSSEARAFEAMYTDPVALPEMILTIAMRIVSAICIATIVLVAIDLAWARFHWRRELRMTRQELKDEHKQAEGDPLIKARLRSLARDRSRQRMIAAASRASLVIANPTHFAVALRYQRDENPAPMVVAKGMDAIALKIRAVAEENRIPVIENKALARALYEAVQVDQLIPPEFFRPVAEIIYFLQSQKAPRSEKVQ from the coding sequence ATGGCAGAGACATCCGATCAGGAGAGCAAAACCGAAGAGCCGACCGAGAAGAAGATCCGCGATGCCATCGAGCAGGGCAGGATTCCGGTATCTCGGGAGGCTTCCGTCTTCGCCTCGATGGCGGCGCTGATGGTGATCCAGGCGTTCCTGATCGGGCAGGGCGTGCAGCAGCTCGTTCCGACCCTGAAAGCTCTGCTCGACGACCCCGACGGCTTTCGCCTGCGGACGGCCGCGGACGCAAAGGATCTCCTGTCGGTCGTCGGGCTGGAGTCGCTGCGCTTCCTGCTTCCGCCGGTTCTCGTTCTCGCGGTATTCGGACTGGCAGCCTCGCTGCTCCAGAACGCGCCGCGGCTGGTGTTCGCCCGCATCCAGCCGGATTTTTCGCGGATATCGCCCGCGCAGGGCTGGAGTCGTCTCTTTGGGACGCAAGGGCTCGTGGAATTCGCGAAATCGGTCTTCAAGCTCGTCTCGGTGAGCCTCGTCGTCGGCTTCGTACTGCGATCCTCCGAGGCGAGGGCATTCGAGGCGATGTATACAGATCCGGTCGCGTTGCCGGAGATGATCCTGACCATCGCGATGCGGATCGTGTCGGCGATCTGCATTGCGACCATCGTGCTGGTGGCGATCGATCTCGCCTGGGCGCGCTTCCACTGGCGGCGCGAGCTGCGCATGACGAGGCAGGAGCTCAAGGACGAGCACAAGCAGGCCGAAGGTGATCCGCTGATCAAGGCGCGGCTGCGGTCGCTGGCACGCGATCGCTCGCGCCAGCGAATGATCGCGGCTGCATCGCGCGCCTCGCTCGTGATCGCGAACCCGACGCATTTCGCGGTGGCATTGCGCTATCAGCGCGACGAGAATCCGGCGCCGATGGTTGTCGCCAAGGGCATGGATGCGATCGCGCTCAAGATCCGCGCGGTGGCCGAAGAGAACAGAATTCCGGTGATCGAGAACAAGGCCTTGGCGCGGGCGCTCTACGAGGCAGTGCAGGTCGATCAGTTGATCCCGCCGGAATTCTTCCGGCCGGTCGCCGAGATCATCTATTTCCTGCAATCGCAGAAGGCGCCGCGAAGCGAAAAGGTTCAATGA
- the flgA gene encoding flagellar basal body P-ring formation chaperone FlgA, whose product MSNRLGLIMRGLAAALLVLASASLAAAEDRRLPVPAVSIRAGELIREDMITERAFAANLLGVAMFIEGRQVLVGRMARRTLLPGQPIPTNAVEDPWTVARGAMVKVVVEDSGLSIVTYGSALQSGAAGALIPVRNTDTGVIIKGIVQPDGTVKVMDGS is encoded by the coding sequence ATGTCGAACAGGCTCGGCCTGATCATGCGCGGGTTGGCCGCCGCGCTGCTGGTGCTCGCCTCAGCATCCCTGGCTGCGGCCGAGGATCGCCGGCTTCCGGTGCCGGCCGTGTCGATCCGCGCGGGCGAACTGATCCGCGAGGACATGATCACGGAGCGTGCCTTTGCGGCCAACCTCCTCGGCGTCGCCATGTTCATCGAAGGACGTCAGGTGTTGGTCGGACGCATGGCGCGGCGGACGCTGTTGCCGGGCCAGCCGATCCCGACCAATGCGGTCGAGGATCCCTGGACCGTCGCGCGCGGGGCCATGGTCAAGGTCGTGGTCGAAGACAGTGGCCTCTCGATTGTCACCTATGGCTCGGCCCTGCAATCGGGCGCGGCCGGCGCGCTCATTCCGGTACGCAACACCGACACCGGCGTGATCATCAAGGGCATCGTCCAGCCGGACGGCACCGTTAAGGTCATGGATGGATCATGA
- a CDS encoding flagellar motor switch protein FliG, producing MAEPMGIATSVKQRGVASLGGTEKVAALLLAMGRQAAASVLQQFEPQEIRVVTKAAAELRPITAQELEGIVEEFAQQFSMGANILGTLGGLEAVLGDVLPAEQVSQIMSDLLGNSSRSVWDRVSSVSENSLASYLSKEHPQTAAVILSKVKPACAAKVMSQLPSSLRNELMRRVLSLKPIVDDAIRIVEKTLHEDLTLNFARNLGADTYARVADIINKMERGHIEDMLKSLSEKRPKSAEVLKELLFTFDDVVNLTPKARTMIFDQVPTDRIVVALKGTDKNFRELILSSVASRVRRVVEHELAIGEPSNQRDVLEARRVITDLALDLAERGEIELNPDQEDELVFR from the coding sequence GTGGCGGAACCGATGGGCATCGCAACCTCCGTCAAGCAGCGCGGCGTGGCCTCGCTGGGAGGGACGGAGAAGGTCGCAGCACTCCTGCTCGCGATGGGCCGGCAGGCGGCCGCGAGCGTCCTGCAGCAGTTCGAGCCGCAGGAGATCCGCGTCGTCACGAAGGCGGCAGCCGAGCTGCGCCCGATCACGGCGCAGGAGCTGGAAGGGATCGTCGAGGAATTCGCCCAGCAGTTCTCGATGGGCGCCAATATTCTCGGCACGCTCGGGGGTCTCGAGGCCGTGCTCGGCGACGTCCTGCCGGCCGAGCAGGTCTCCCAGATCATGTCGGACCTGCTCGGCAATTCCTCGAGGTCAGTCTGGGATCGCGTATCGTCGGTCTCGGAGAACTCGCTCGCGAGCTACCTGTCCAAGGAACACCCGCAGACTGCGGCGGTGATCCTCTCCAAGGTCAAGCCCGCCTGTGCCGCCAAGGTTATGAGCCAACTTCCCTCGAGCCTGCGCAACGAATTGATGCGGCGCGTGCTGAGCCTGAAGCCGATCGTCGATGACGCGATCCGCATCGTCGAGAAGACGCTGCATGAGGACCTGACGTTGAACTTCGCCCGGAACCTCGGCGCCGACACCTATGCGCGGGTTGCCGATATCATCAACAAGATGGAGCGCGGCCACATCGAGGACATGCTGAAGAGCCTGTCGGAGAAACGTCCGAAGTCGGCGGAGGTGCTCAAAGAGCTGCTGTTCACGTTCGACGACGTGGTCAACCTGACGCCGAAGGCGCGCACCATGATCTTCGACCAGGTGCCGACCGACCGCATCGTCGTCGCGCTGAAGGGCACGGACAAGAATTTCCGCGAGCTGATCCTGTCCTCCGTCGCCTCGCGCGTCAGGCGCGTCGTCGAGCACGAACTGGCGATCGGCGAGCCGTCGAACCAGCGCGACGTGCTGGAGGCGCGGCGCGTCATCACCGACCTCGCGCTCGATCTGGCGGAGCGCGGCGAGATCGAGCTCAACCCCGACCAGGAGGATGAGCTGGTCTTTCGCTGA
- the motA gene encoding flagellar motor stator protein MotA — MGSFVGIIITVAALLGGFAAMGGHLAVLMQPWEFVIIFGTAAGTFIVANPWKVVADTGLAAVQAVTGAVPGERYYLDLLGALHALMRELRGKGRNEVEAHIDDPSSSEIFKAFPSVLADTALLQFICDYVRLIIMGNARTHEIEALMDEEIHTIVKSKLTPYNALVVVSEALPALGIVAAVLGVIKAMGALDQSPKLLGGFIGAALVGTFAGIFLSYGIISPFALKIKLTREKRCRPYIIVKQTLLAFMNGAMPQIAVEHGRKMIASTERPSIDVVENETIAGPKAVVADAEPKAARA, encoded by the coding sequence TTGGGCAGTTTCGTGGGGATCATCATCACGGTGGCCGCCTTGCTCGGCGGATTTGCCGCCATGGGCGGGCATCTGGCCGTGCTCATGCAGCCGTGGGAATTCGTCATCATCTTTGGCACGGCGGCCGGCACCTTCATCGTCGCCAACCCCTGGAAGGTCGTGGCGGACACCGGGCTCGCGGCGGTTCAGGCCGTTACCGGGGCGGTGCCCGGGGAGCGCTACTATCTCGATCTCCTGGGCGCCCTTCACGCGCTGATGCGCGAGTTGCGGGGCAAGGGCCGCAACGAGGTCGAGGCGCATATCGACGATCCCTCATCCTCCGAGATCTTCAAGGCGTTCCCGAGCGTGCTGGCGGATACCGCGCTATTGCAGTTCATCTGCGATTACGTGCGCCTGATCATCATGGGCAACGCCCGCACGCACGAGATCGAGGCGCTGATGGACGAGGAGATCCATACCATCGTGAAGAGCAAGCTCACGCCCTATAACGCCCTCGTCGTGGTGTCGGAGGCGTTGCCGGCGCTCGGCATCGTCGCCGCCGTGCTTGGCGTCATCAAGGCCATGGGCGCGCTCGACCAGTCGCCCAAGCTGCTCGGCGGTTTCATCGGTGCGGCGCTGGTCGGCACGTTTGCCGGCATCTTCCTCTCCTACGGCATCATCTCGCCGTTCGCCCTGAAGATAAAGCTGACCCGCGAGAAGCGCTGCCGGCCCTACATCATCGTCAAGCAGACGCTGCTCGCCTTCATGAACGGCGCCATGCCGCAGATCGCGGTCGAGCACGGCCGCAAGATGATCGCCAGCACCGAGCGGCCGTCGATCGACGTGGTCGAGAACGAGACGATCGCCGGGCCGAAAGCCGTCGTGGCCGACGCCGAACCGAAGGCTGCCAGAGCATGA
- a CDS encoding flagellar motor switch protein FliM codes for MMMEGIDVEQQKRLPNYLLDAAGISIDRMPMLNVIFDRMAASCTDSLQPMAGTPCYFSVNDISNARVGDVVKDYEGNAVAAVLYAEQWDARVLVMLDRDFVFTMVEALFGSDGAEPPIDVERAFSNIELRVVQVLFERFAKALQSAFAATSDVTFKLERVETAMASLAIGRSSNMSVCANIMLQALYRGGQMFLIIPHSALNPLRQKLAHVVVSDGRAADPNWRGQMESEVQRTEVTLNAVLDECVLSLGEVAQFQVGQVIELNATPRTLARLENNNQVLFWCQIGQLDGYYAMQVADPVDQKREFVDDILSR; via the coding sequence ATGATGATGGAAGGGATCGACGTCGAGCAGCAGAAGCGGCTGCCGAACTATTTGCTCGATGCGGCGGGCATATCCATCGACCGCATGCCGATGCTCAATGTGATCTTCGATCGCATGGCGGCATCCTGCACGGACAGTCTCCAGCCGATGGCGGGAACCCCCTGCTACTTTTCGGTCAACGACATCAGCAACGCCCGCGTCGGCGACGTCGTCAAGGATTACGAAGGCAACGCGGTCGCCGCGGTCCTCTATGCCGAGCAATGGGACGCCCGGGTCCTCGTCATGCTCGATCGCGATTTCGTATTCACGATGGTCGAGGCGCTGTTCGGCTCCGACGGTGCGGAGCCGCCGATCGATGTCGAACGAGCCTTCTCGAACATCGAGCTGCGTGTGGTGCAGGTGCTGTTCGAGCGCTTTGCCAAGGCGCTGCAATCGGCTTTCGCCGCGACGTCGGATGTCACCTTCAAGCTCGAGCGGGTCGAGACCGCGATGGCATCGCTCGCGATAGGGCGCAGCAGCAACATGTCGGTTTGTGCCAACATCATGCTCCAGGCGCTCTATCGCGGCGGGCAGATGTTCCTGATCATCCCGCATTCGGCGCTCAACCCGCTCAGGCAGAAGCTCGCCCATGTCGTCGTCTCCGACGGCCGGGCGGCCGATCCGAACTGGCGCGGGCAAATGGAGAGCGAGGTCCAGCGCACCGAGGTCACCTTGAACGCCGTGCTGGATGAGTGCGTGCTCTCCCTCGGAGAGGTCGCGCAGTTTCAGGTCGGGCAGGTCATCGAGCTCAACGCCACGCCGCGCACGCTCGCCAGGCTCGAGAACAACAACCAGGTGCTGTTCTGGTGTCAGATCGGCCAGCTCGATGGCTATTACGCCATGCAGGTAGCGGATCCCGTCGATCAGAAGCGGGAGTTTGTCGATGATATCCTATCTCGTTGA
- the flgH gene encoding flagellar basal body L-ring protein FlgH encodes MKKPVLILSLVFLSGCAQDPSEILRGPQLSPVGDGLRTQAYPIPVTPRVRTPVSYRSTWDDGTDLYRDPRARRVGDVVTVIISMQDKAKLDNKTDRSRDSQIKVGLDWLMDVAGWSDKGQTNANLSTNTQIKGNGQIDRAEDIKLSIAAIVTDVLPNGNIMISGSQEFRVNTEMRVLNVGGIVRPRDISRGNTISYEKIAEARVSYGGRGNLSDVQQPGWGHRIYDTVAPF; translated from the coding sequence ATGAAGAAGCCGGTGCTCATCCTGTCGCTGGTGTTCCTGAGCGGTTGCGCCCAGGACCCGTCCGAGATCCTGCGTGGGCCGCAATTGTCTCCCGTGGGCGACGGCCTGAGGACGCAGGCCTATCCGATCCCGGTGACGCCCCGCGTCCGCACGCCGGTCAGCTACCGTTCGACCTGGGACGATGGTACCGATCTCTACCGCGATCCCCGGGCGCGGCGCGTCGGTGACGTCGTGACGGTGATCATCTCGATGCAGGACAAGGCGAAGCTCGACAACAAGACCGATCGCTCGCGCGATTCCCAGATCAAGGTCGGTCTCGACTGGCTGATGGACGTTGCAGGATGGAGCGACAAGGGCCAGACCAACGCCAATCTCAGCACAAACACCCAGATCAAGGGCAACGGCCAGATCGATCGCGCGGAAGACATCAAGCTGTCGATTGCCGCGATCGTGACCGACGTGCTGCCGAACGGCAATATCATGATCAGCGGATCGCAGGAGTTTCGTGTCAACACGGAAATGCGCGTGCTCAACGTCGGGGGCATCGTGCGTCCGCGGGACATTTCGCGGGGAAACACGATCTCTTATGAGAAGATCGCCGAGGCACGCGTGTCCTATGGTGGTCGCGGAAATCTGTCTGACGTCCAGCAGCCGGGATGGGGGCATCGGATTTATGACACCGTGGCGCCATTCTGA
- the flgB gene encoding flagellar basal body rod protein FlgB, protein MGPLYLFELASSQARWLELRQSTIAANVANVNTPGFRARDVEPFNKVLDATPVRLATTSPSHMQLSAAETDTRTNAKKDSWDVVHSGNSVSLEQEMLKGGEVNRDYSMNAAIVRSFHRMLLSGVKA, encoded by the coding sequence GTGGGACCGCTTTATCTGTTTGAACTTGCTTCCTCGCAAGCCCGGTGGCTGGAGCTGCGCCAGTCGACGATCGCAGCGAACGTCGCCAACGTGAACACGCCCGGCTTCAGGGCGCGTGACGTCGAACCGTTCAACAAGGTTCTCGATGCTACCCCGGTCAGGCTCGCGACGACATCGCCGTCGCACATGCAGTTGAGTGCGGCCGAGACCGATACGCGAACCAACGCCAAGAAGGACAGCTGGGACGTCGTGCACTCCGGCAACTCCGTCAGCCTTGAGCAGGAGATGCTCAAGGGCGGCGAGGTCAATCGAGACTATTCGATGAATGCCGCGATCGTGCGGTCGTTCCACCGGATGCTGCTGTCCGGCGTGAAAGCCTGA
- the fliN gene encoding flagellar motor switch protein FliN: protein MAQTFDYESSATRAAASGEAQIDTSPLERLAEIAARTAEESGKFANVDAILRIPVTVQVVLGAATMPVANLMKLGRGAVVPLDHRVGEPVDVVVNGRIVARGEVVVVEEDNSRFGVSLTEIVGPLGGHGEA from the coding sequence ATGGCGCAAACTTTCGATTATGAGTCATCTGCCACCCGGGCGGCAGCGTCCGGCGAGGCACAAATCGACACCTCTCCGCTGGAGCGGCTGGCGGAGATCGCGGCGCGAACGGCCGAGGAATCCGGCAAGTTTGCCAATGTCGATGCGATCCTGCGCATTCCCGTCACCGTGCAGGTGGTGCTGGGTGCGGCTACCATGCCGGTAGCGAACCTCATGAAGCTCGGCCGCGGTGCGGTGGTCCCGCTCGACCACAGGGTCGGCGAACCCGTCGATGTCGTGGTCAACGGCCGGATCGTCGCGCGCGGCGAGGTCGTGGTCGTTGAAGAAGACAATTCCCGCTTCGGCGTGTCGCTCACGGAGATCGTCGGGCCGCTGGGCGGTCACGGTGAAGCCTGA
- a CDS encoding flagellar hook-basal body complex protein FliE: protein MLEAIASTAISAGQAVARSIEAQVTAPAAGAVQSGGEVGFDSVLKQVTTDAIGTLKAGEAASISAIQGKESTRRVVEALMSAEQALQTAVAVRDKVVQAYQEVVRMSI from the coding sequence ATGTTAGAGGCAATTGCGTCCACCGCGATCTCCGCGGGTCAGGCGGTAGCCCGCTCGATTGAAGCACAAGTGACCGCGCCTGCGGCAGGCGCCGTTCAGTCGGGTGGGGAGGTCGGCTTCGACTCCGTGCTCAAGCAGGTCACGACGGATGCGATCGGGACGCTCAAGGCCGGTGAGGCCGCGTCGATCTCGGCGATCCAGGGCAAGGAATCGACGCGGCGCGTCGTCGAGGCGTTGATGTCGGCGGAGCAGGCGCTGCAAACGGCGGTCGCGGTTCGCGACAAGGTCGTGCAGGCCTACCAAGAAGTCGTTCGCATGTCGATCTGA